The Lipingzhangella halophila genomic interval CTCCTTGACGATCTCGGGCGCGCTGACGGAGTCGCGCCCGTCGGTGAACAGTTCGAGGATGTCCAGGCTGCGGATGAGAGCGGGCGTGCGGCGTGCCATGGGGTGGTCGCTCCTCGTCGTGAGCAGGGTCAATCAGGACGGGACCAGGCCGGGGGCCGGCCGGTGTGTTAGCTTCCCGCTGACGAAAAATTGAACTTCATTCAATATATCGAACAAACTTTGGGGGTTCAAATGCGCATCACAGCCGTGGACACCTTCGTGCTCGGTACCCCGTGGCGCGACCTCAGCTACGTCCGCGTCAGCACGGACGAGGGGCTCACCGGCGTCGGCGAGACCCGGATGCTGGGGCACACCCGAGCGCTGCTCGGGTACCTGGAGGAGGCGGCCCGCAACCACGTCATCGGGTCCGACCCGTTCGACATCGAATCGCTCGTGTGGCGCATGAAGCACGGAGACTACGGCCGCGCGGGCGAGATCGCCATGTCGGGAATCGCCTGCGTGGAGATGGCGTGCTGGGACATCATGGGCAAGGCGCTGGGGCAGCCGGTCTGGCGGCTCCTGGGCGGCAAGGTCCGCGACCGGGTCAAGGCGTACGCCAACGGCTGGTACACGGTCGAGCGCACCCCGGAGGAGTTCCACGCCGCCGCCCAACGAGCGGTGGAACGGGGCTACCGCGCGCTGAAGTTCGACCCGTTCGGCCCCGGCCAGTGGGAGCTGGAGCCGCATGAGCGGCGGCTGTCGGTCGGCCTGGTCGAGGCGGTGCGCGACGCGGTGGGTCCCGATGTCGAAATCCTCGTTGAGATGCACGGCCGGTTCGCGACCTCCGAAGCCGTCCGGGTGGCGAGGGAGCTGGCGCCCTTCGACCCGAGCTGGATCGAGGAGCCGGTGCCGCCGGAGAACCTCAAAGCGCTCGCGAAGGTGGCGGAACACGTCGACCTGCCCGTGGCCACAGGCGAGCGTATCCACGACCGCACCGAGTTCCGCGAGCTGTTCGAGCTGCAGGTCGCCAACATCATCCAGCCCGACGTCGGCCACATCGGCGGCCTGCTGGAGACCAAGAAGCTCGCGGCGACCGCGCAGACCCACTACATGATGCTCGCCCCGCACAACGTTGGCGGCCCCGTGCTCACGGCCGCGAACCTGCACCTCGCTGCGGGCACGACCAACTTCAAGATCCAGGAGAACTTCAACGACTTCGCCGACGAGCACGTCAAGCGGGCCGCCCCGGGAGTGCCCGAGGTCGTTGACGGCTACTTCCCGCTCCCGCAAGGGCCGGGGCTCGGCGTGCAACTGGACCCGGACTTCATCGCGGAGCACCCCTCGCAGGGCGCGCACTTCGACCTGTACGCCGACGACTGGCACTTCCGCGGCACCAGGGAGCACACGGCGTAGGCCGACCGCGCCCGCCGTGCGGGCGCGACGGTTCCCGCCGGCGCACGGGCGCGCGCTCAGGAGGGGGGACCGGCGATGCCGCGCAGTAGCTGGTCGAGCCCGGCCTTGGTCCGCTCGGCCGGGACACCGGCTCGTTGGTGGTGCAGGACCAGACCGGCGGCGAGCGGAGCCAGGAGCGCGTCGGCGAGGTAGTGGGCGTCCGCCTCCGGGGCGGTGTCGCGCAGCAGCGCGGCGAGGTGCGCGTGGTGCACGGCGTAGGCGCCGGAGGTGTAACGGGCGGTAGGGGTGGCCGCCTCGGCCACCGCGAGGGGCCCGGCCTCGTCCGTGAGCCGGTCAACGTAGGCGTGCAGGAACGCGCGGATGCGCTCGCTCGCGGGAGCGCCGGGACCCAGGGGCGGCGGGCCGCTCAGGAAGCGCTCCTGGAACGCGCGCTCCCCGTCGTCGACCAGGGCGTGCGCCAGCCGGCCGAGGTCGCCGAACCTGCGGTAGACGGTGCCCACCCCGACTCCCGCGGCCGTTGCCACCGCGTCCATGGTCAGCGCGTCGACACCGCGCTCGCGCACCAACTGGTGGGCCGCCGTCAGGATCCGGTGCCTGTTGCGGGCGGCGTCGGCACGCTCGGCCGGCGCGCCGCCCAGGAGCGGAAGCCTCCTGGTGGCCTGCTCCTCCGTTGACTCAGCCACGGTTCGACCCTAGCGGAAAGCACTCCGGCCCTTGCTAAGTGGAGAATTTTCCGTTTAACTGGAGGGGACTCACCAACGGCGACCGAAGGAGGCCACTGTGGCCGACAACACCAATGTCCAACTGTTCACCAGCGCCGATCCCACCGTGTGGTACCAGCCCGAAGACCGGAAGCTCTTCCTCGGCGACGTCCTCGACGCCTCCAGCGGGACCGCCATGAGTGTGGGGTTCGCGCGCTACGCGGCGGGCGCGTCCAACGCCTGGACCATGAGCTATGACGAAGCCCTGATCATCACCACCGGCCGCTTCTCGGTACGGCACGCCGGGGGCGTCACCACGGCGGAAGCGGGGGAGGTCATCTACCTGCGCGCGGAGACGGAGCTGACCTACGCCGCCGAGACCGACACCGAACTGGTCTACGTCGCCCACCCGCACTGGCTGGCAGCCACCGAGCAGGCCGGGCGGCAGGCCCAGCTCGACATCTTCCAGCCGGTGCCGCCGGCGGCGACCGAGGGGATCGTGGCCACCGAGCGCCGCTGAGGCATCGATGTGCGCCGATCTTGCGGATTTCGTCCCTTCGCAGCACGGTCGGATTCCGGTGTTTCCGGGCATGCGCCCGGGGCTGGGGCCGCGATCACCCGGTACTGGCGGGTGGTGGTCGTGCGCCCGACGGAGGCAGCGAAGGCGGTGGATGGGCCAGCCCGCAGGAATCGGTACGGGTGCCCGATGGTGACGCGCGCGACGGGGGCGGCGAGGGCGGTGGATGGGGCGCAGCGAGAGTGTCTGTGGCGTCATTCTCGGCACTGAACATGTCCGCATAGTCAGTTTCGGTGCGGCGACGACCCCGGAGAGCCCGAGCCCCGCGCCGGGCGACACCGGGAAGCACTCCCGCCCCACACCGCCCTCGCCACCCGTTGGGCGCGCCATCACCGGGCACCCGGAACGACTCCCGCGGGCTGGCCCCTCCGTTGCCTTCGCCGCTCTCGTCGCGTGCGCCACCCTCAGCGGCCAGTATCGGAGGAACGTGCCCCTATCCGAGGGCGCTGGCCCCAACACACCGAAACCCACGGAACTCCACCGAGCGTTTCAGGAACGATCTACTCAAGATCAGCGCAGCGCGGCGGCGGGCGGGTGTTCGCGCATCGCACCGTAGGCCAGCAGATAGGGCGGAATCCGCCGGGCCCACGGGACGCGCTGGGCGACGCGCAGGGGCAGCGGCAGGCGCGCGGCGTCGCTGAAGTCGATCTCGCCCGCCAACGCCGGCCGCACGACCTTGGTGTGGATCGCGCGTTGCAACCCCTGGATGAGGACCGTGGTGGGCCAGCGCCGGCGCTGGATCGCCGCGACGTTCGCGCGGCCGAGGGTGCCGTCGCGCAGCGGCTCGGCGAGGTGCCGTGCGGCGGCGACGGCGTCCTGCACGGCGAGGTTGATGCCGACCCCGCCGACCGGCGACATGGCGTGTGCGGCGTCGCCGATGCACAGCAGCCCTGGAACGTGCCAGCGCCGCATGCGATCCAGCTTGACACTGAGCAGCTTGACGTCGTCCCAGCTCCGCAGGAGGCCGCGGTCCGCGAGCCAGGGCAGCAGGTCCACCAGTGTCCGGTTGAACTCCTCGATGGGGCGGGCGCGGCTGGCGGCGTCGGTTCCCTTGGGGATGAGCGACGCGGCCTGGTAGTAGTCACCGCGGTCGATCAGGAACGTGAACTTGCCGTCGCTCATCTTGGCGACGATGCCCTCCGTGTCGTGCGGCAGCCGGGGCAGCCTGAACCACCAGACGTCCATCGGGGTGGAGAAGTCCCGCAGCCCCAGCTCCGGCAGCTCCCGGGCGAGGGAGTCGCGGCCGTCGCAGGCCACGGTGATGGTCGCGCGGAGGTCGCCCGTCTCGCCGTCGCTGGTGCGGTAGCGCACGCCGTTGACGCGTCCGCGCTCCCGGATGAGGCTGGTCGCCTCGGTGTTCATCCGCAGGTGGAACGTGGGCTCCTGCGCTCCGGCGTTGGCGAGGAGGTCGAGAAGGTCCCACTGGGGGACCATCGCGATGTAGTTGTACTTGGTCCGCAGCTGGGTGAAGTCGCCGAGTGTGAGGAACTGCCCCTCGGGGCCCACCGGCACCTGGGCCCGGTCCACCCGCCGTTGGGGCAGCTGGGCGAACTTCTCGCCGAGCCCCAGCTCATCGAGCAGCGCCATGGTCGTGGGGTGCACAGTGTCGCCGCGGAAGTCGCGGAGGAAGTCGCCGTGCTTCTCCAGGACGGTGACCTCCACCCCCGCGCGGGCGAGCAGGAGTCCCAGGACCATGCCGGCCGGGCCTCCGCCGATCACACAGGCTGTCGTCCGAGTCATGGACCGTCCTCCTCTTTCGGATCATCGGTCGCTACCGGGCCGCCGGCAAACAGCGGGCTCTTCAAGGGTCTGCCCGGCCCCGTCGAAGCGAACCCGCGTGGAAGGCCGGGAGGCGCATCTGGTTCCGCGAGCCGCGGCCGGCCGGGTGGCCGCTGATCCGCAGGCGCCCCGGGCTGTCCGGACGAGCGCTCGTGGCGCACCCGCTCCACCGCGCCGGCCCGCCCGGCATCGTGCGAGTAGAGCTCCGGCCGCGACTGGCGTCCCCGCGCTGAATCGTCATTGTTGCGCAGGTCATGGAGTTGAGATACGGTCACCGACGGCCAATGTTCGGTATGCGTATTAATGTGCGCATTCCGATTCCCGTTCCAGCAGACTCTGCCGGCGCAAGGAGCGCGCATGAACGCCGTCGCCAACTTCTTCAGCAGACTCGTCAACCGCTACCTGCCCGACCCCCTCGTCATCGCGGTCATCCTGACGTTCTTCACGCTGCTGCTGGCCATGGCCGTCGAGGGCACCTCGTTCCTGGCGGCCACGCAGCACTGGGGCGACGGCTTCTGGGACCTGCTCGAATTCACGATGCAGATGGCGATCATCCTGCTCGCCGGGTACATGCTGGCCAAGACCCCGCTGGTCGACCGGGCGCTCGACATCATGATCTCCCCGGTATCGAACCCCCGTACCGCCATCATCGTCGCCACGCTCGTCGG includes:
- a CDS encoding mandelate racemase/muconate lactonizing enzyme family protein, which produces MRITAVDTFVLGTPWRDLSYVRVSTDEGLTGVGETRMLGHTRALLGYLEEAARNHVIGSDPFDIESLVWRMKHGDYGRAGEIAMSGIACVEMACWDIMGKALGQPVWRLLGGKVRDRVKAYANGWYTVERTPEEFHAAAQRAVERGYRALKFDPFGPGQWELEPHERRLSVGLVEAVRDAVGPDVEILVEMHGRFATSEAVRVARELAPFDPSWIEEPVPPENLKALAKVAEHVDLPVATGERIHDRTEFRELFELQVANIIQPDVGHIGGLLETKKLAATAQTHYMMLAPHNVGGPVLTAANLHLAAGTTNFKIQENFNDFADEHVKRAAPGVPEVVDGYFPLPQGPGLGVQLDPDFIAEHPSQGAHFDLYADDWHFRGTREHTA
- a CDS encoding cupin translates to MADNTNVQLFTSADPTVWYQPEDRKLFLGDVLDASSGTAMSVGFARYAAGASNAWTMSYDEALIITTGRFSVRHAGGVTTAEAGEVIYLRAETELTYAAETDTELVYVAHPHWLAATEQAGRQAQLDIFQPVPPAATEGIVATERR
- a CDS encoding FAD-dependent oxidoreductase; protein product: MTRTTACVIGGGPAGMVLGLLLARAGVEVTVLEKHGDFLRDFRGDTVHPTTMALLDELGLGEKFAQLPQRRVDRAQVPVGPEGQFLTLGDFTQLRTKYNYIAMVPQWDLLDLLANAGAQEPTFHLRMNTEATSLIRERGRVNGVRYRTSDGETGDLRATITVACDGRDSLARELPELGLRDFSTPMDVWWFRLPRLPHDTEGIVAKMSDGKFTFLIDRGDYYQAASLIPKGTDAASRARPIEEFNRTLVDLLPWLADRGLLRSWDDVKLLSVKLDRMRRWHVPGLLCIGDAAHAMSPVGGVGINLAVQDAVAAARHLAEPLRDGTLGRANVAAIQRRRWPTTVLIQGLQRAIHTKVVRPALAGEIDFSDAARLPLPLRVAQRVPWARRIPPYLLAYGAMREHPPAAALR
- a CDS encoding TetR/AcrR family transcriptional regulator; its protein translation is MAESTEEQATRRLPLLGGAPAERADAARNRHRILTAAHQLVRERGVDALTMDAVATAAGVGVGTVYRRFGDLGRLAHALVDDGERAFQERFLSGPPPLGPGAPASERIRAFLHAYVDRLTDEAGPLAVAEAATPTARYTSGAYAVHHAHLAALLRDTAPEADAHYLADALLAPLAAGLVLHHQRAGVPAERTKAGLDQLLRGIAGPPS